Genomic DNA from Amycolatopsis alba DSM 44262:
ACACGGCCAGGCTGCCGCCGCTGTAGTTGGCGCACACCAGGAACCGGCCGTCGGGAGTGGCCGCCAAATGACACGGATCGGCCCCGCCGGTCGGGAGCGAGTTCAAGGCCTCCAGTGTGCCGTCTCCGGCGACCGCGACGGCGGTGATCGCGCCGTCAGCCGTCTCGTTCGCGGCATAGAGCACCGGCAGCGTGGGATGCGGGGTCAGCCAGCTCGGCGAGTCCAGTTCGAGCGAACCCGCCGGGGTCAGCTCCCCGGCCCGCTCGTCGCGCCAGAAGGTGCCGATGCCTTCGCCGCTGCCGTCACTCGCGGCGGTGTAGGAGCCGACGATGATCAGAGTCCGGTCGTCGTTCGCAGAAGTCACGACGCACACTGTGCAGCAACCGGAGGCGGAGGAGAACACTTTTGACCGCATCCGGTGCGATCGCGTCGTGAGTGGCAGGGACGGTTCTGACCGTCCCTGCCACTCACGAGGGTTTACTTCAGCGAGCTGTCCACTGCGGTCATGAGGGCGCCGGTGTCACCCGACATCTCCCATGCCATGACTCCGAGCAATCCCTTGGACTTGAGCCAGGCGACCTTCTGCTGGATGGACCAGGCGTCGTCGAAAGTCCACCATTGCCCGCCGTTGCCCGTGTAGCACGCCGTGGCCACGGCCGCGGTGTCGTGCTGGACGGTGCAGTTCGGGACACTGGCCAAGAGATTCGCGTAGCCACGAGTACCTGCTTCCTCGGCGAACTGGCCCGGCGCGGCGCCGGTCGCGGTCTGCCATTCACCCTTCTTGCCGCCGTCCGCGACCCCTTGCCAGCCACGCCCGTAGAAGGCGAGCCCGAGGGTCAGTTTCCGTGGATTGGCCCCGGCGCTGGTGTAGGCGTTGATCGCCGCCTCCACACTGAACTTGAACTTGTACGGATCGTCCGCGTCGGGGTAGAGGTTCCCTTGATGGCCGGTCATGTTCGGCTCCCACGAGTTGTCGCTGCCCGAGCCGTGGAAGTCGTAACCCTGCACGTTGGCGACGTCGAGGTAGTCGAAGATCTTCGGGATCTCCCAGCCGCCGCTCACCTTCGCCGGGTCGGCGGGGGTGAACGCCTGCAGTTCGTACCGCTTGCCGGTGGTCGCGCCGTAGGCGTCCATCTGCGTGCGGAACTCCGCCAGCAGGGCGGTCAGGTTCGTCTTGTCGTTGGCGCTCCAGTGGTTGCCGGGGTGCCCGTCGGGACTGCCCGGCCACTCCCAGTCGATGTCGATGCCGTCGAAGATGCCCGCGGCCGTGCCCGGCCCGCCCGCTCCGCCGTACGCCTTGACGTTCCCCTTGAGGTACGTGTCGATGCACGACGCGACGAACTTCTGCCGCGACGCGGCGGTGGCCGCGACATCGGAGAAGTACTTCGAGTAGGTCCAGCCACCCAGGGAGATGAGGACCTTCAGATTCGGGTTCTTGGCCTTGAGCTTCTTCAGCTGGTTGAAGTTGCCGCGCAACGTTTCCCAGCCGGTGTCGCCGACGCCGTCGACGGACTGCGACGCGGACATCGGCCGCGAGTAGTCGGCTTCCGCGTCACCGGCGCCGTCACCCTGGTTCGGGTCCTGGGGATTCGACGTCGTTCCCTTGGTGACACCCGAAAGGCAGGTGTGGTTGACCGGGTCGATGTTCCCGAAGGCGTACA
This window encodes:
- a CDS encoding glycosyl hydrolase family 18 protein, which gives rise to MTLLAAGLLVAAGTPALAAGRLRAAFTLTGNTGEYTVTNPSSETVADWSITFTVPAGVTASNGANATVSQSGNQVTLSPAFYIKSLGPGRSTYPYSPTFQLSSGGTPTTCRIDDANCDGSGDAPPSTPANLRLVAKTTTTAALAWNASAPGSLPVTGYDVYQGTTLATSVTGTEARITGLTPNTAYSFTVVAKDRKDAKSPPTAALAVTTNNPSDDTQAPTAPTNLRSTAVTSSSVALAWNASTDNTGVVSYDVYNGSNLATTVNGTTATVSGLSPSTSYSFTVKARDGYDNVSAASAAVSARTGDIVSGYARVGYFVQWGIYGRQFFVKNLVTNGSAAKLTHLLYAFGNIDPVNHTCLSGVTKGTTSNPQDPNQGDGAGDAEADYSRPMSASQSVDGVGDTGWETLRGNFNQLKKLKAKNPNLKVLISLGGWTYSKYFSDVAATAASRQKFVASCIDTYLKGNVKAYGGAGGPGTAAGIFDGIDIDWEWPGSPDGHPGNHWSANDKTNLTALLAEFRTQMDAYGATTGKRYELQAFTPADPAKVSGGWEIPKIFDYLDVANVQGYDFHGSGSDNSWEPNMTGHQGNLYPDADDPYKFKFSVEAAINAYTSAGANPRKLTLGLAFYGRGWQGVADGGKKGEWQTATGAAPGQFAEEAGTRGYANLLASVPNCTVQHDTAAVATACYTGNGGQWWTFDDAWSIQQKVAWLKSKGLLGVMAWEMSGDTGALMTAVDSSLK